In a genomic window of Streptomyces pristinaespiralis:
- a CDS encoding glycoside hydrolase family 31 protein: MDQSPSLAQSSPTVGTVRECDGALEWSGRQETVRIEPWGPDAVRVRARLGGPLLDGLPGALADDPPGSSFAVKTEQGAGVLVNGAMTVSIDAEGLLRFTRTEDGRELLAEERAHFWWPGSRLYTPNGNGYHRLEQRFAAYDDEKLYGLGQHQHGLLDQKGAVVDLVQRNAEVGIPVLTSSRGYTLLWNNPAIGRVELARTGTRWVADSARQIDYWITAGAPAAAQRRYSAVTGRTPMLPEWAAGFWQCKLRYRTQDELLSVAREYKRRGLPIDVIVCDFFHWTHLGEWKFDPAEWPDPAAMVLELEELGIKLVVSVWPSVSPLSENHQPMEQRGFFIGTEYGPMAHADWPDKEVAEPVQVAFYDATNPAAREFVWSRVRENYLEPYGIRSFWLDAGEPELKPGFSANLRYHAGPGLEVGNLYPRENARTFYEGMLAAGEEEVVTLNRSAWAGSQRYGAALWSGDIGTDFATLRRQIAAGLNTALSGIPWWNTDIGGFHGGDPDDEAYREVMIRWFQFGALSPLMRLHGFRDPGMPLGPSMTGGPNEVWSYGERAEEVMSWYLALRERLKPYVLEQMRAAHEEGLPPMRPLFLEFPDDERTWEVADAYLFGPDLLVAPVLEAGATSRTVHLPAGARWTDAWTGEEYEGGRTVTVDAPLERIPLFLRDGAELPITA; this comes from the coding sequence GTGGACCAGTCACCCAGCCTTGCCCAGTCCTCCCCCACCGTGGGTACCGTCCGCGAGTGCGACGGTGCTCTGGAGTGGAGCGGACGCCAGGAGACCGTACGCATCGAGCCGTGGGGCCCGGACGCCGTCCGGGTCCGTGCCCGGCTCGGCGGGCCGCTGCTCGACGGTCTGCCGGGCGCCCTGGCCGACGACCCGCCCGGCAGCTCGTTCGCCGTCAAGACGGAGCAGGGCGCCGGCGTGCTGGTCAACGGGGCGATGACCGTCTCGATCGACGCCGAGGGGCTGCTGCGGTTCACGAGGACCGAGGACGGACGTGAACTCCTCGCGGAGGAGCGCGCCCACTTCTGGTGGCCCGGCTCCCGGCTCTACACCCCCAACGGCAACGGCTACCACCGCCTCGAGCAGCGCTTCGCCGCCTACGACGACGAGAAGCTGTACGGCCTCGGCCAGCACCAGCACGGCCTCCTCGACCAGAAGGGCGCGGTGGTCGACCTGGTCCAGCGCAACGCCGAGGTCGGCATTCCGGTGCTCACCTCCAGCCGCGGCTACACCCTGCTGTGGAACAACCCGGCGATCGGCCGGGTCGAGCTGGCGCGCACGGGCACCCGCTGGGTGGCCGACAGCGCGCGGCAGATCGACTACTGGATCACCGCGGGCGCCCCGGCGGCGGCGCAGCGGCGCTACTCCGCGGTGACCGGCCGTACGCCGATGCTGCCGGAGTGGGCCGCGGGGTTCTGGCAGTGCAAGCTGCGTTACCGCACCCAGGACGAACTGCTGTCCGTGGCCCGCGAGTACAAGCGGCGCGGCCTGCCGATCGACGTGATCGTCTGCGACTTCTTCCACTGGACGCACCTCGGGGAGTGGAAGTTCGACCCGGCCGAGTGGCCCGACCCCGCTGCCATGGTCCTGGAGTTGGAGGAGCTCGGCATCAAACTGGTGGTGTCCGTCTGGCCGTCGGTGTCGCCGTTGAGCGAGAACCACCAGCCCATGGAGCAGCGCGGGTTCTTCATCGGCACCGAGTACGGCCCGATGGCGCACGCCGACTGGCCGGACAAGGAGGTCGCGGAGCCCGTCCAGGTCGCGTTCTACGACGCGACGAACCCGGCGGCCCGTGAGTTCGTCTGGTCGCGGGTGCGGGAGAACTACCTCGAGCCGTACGGGATCCGCTCGTTCTGGCTGGACGCCGGCGAACCGGAGCTCAAGCCGGGCTTCTCGGCGAATCTGCGCTACCACGCGGGTCCGGGCCTCGAGGTCGGCAACCTCTATCCGCGCGAGAACGCCCGCACCTTCTACGAGGGGATGCTGGCCGCCGGTGAGGAGGAGGTCGTCACCCTCAACCGTTCCGCGTGGGCGGGCAGTCAGCGCTACGGTGCGGCCCTGTGGTCCGGCGACATCGGCACCGACTTCGCCACCCTGCGGCGTCAGATCGCCGCCGGACTGAACACCGCGCTGTCCGGCATCCCCTGGTGGAACACGGACATCGGCGGCTTCCACGGCGGCGACCCGGACGACGAGGCGTACCGCGAGGTGATGATCCGCTGGTTCCAGTTCGGGGCGCTGTCGCCGCTGATGCGGCTGCACGGTTTCCGTGATCCCGGTATGCCGCTCGGTCCGTCGATGACGGGCGGTCCCAACGAGGTGTGGTCGTACGGGGAGCGGGCCGAGGAGGTCATGTCCTGGTACCTGGCGCTGCGGGAGCGCCTCAAGCCGTATGTGCTGGAGCAGATGCGCGCCGCCCACGAGGAGGGCCTGCCGCCGATGCGTCCGCTGTTCCTGGAGTTCCCGGACGACGAGAGGACGTGGGAGGTCGCCGACGCCTACCTGTTCGGCCCCGACCTGCTGGTGGCGCCGGTGCTGGAGGCGGGGGCGACCAGCCGTACGGTCCACCTGCCGGCCGGTGCGCGCTGGACGGACGCCTGGACGGGTGAGGAGTACGAGGGCGGGCGCACGGTGACGGTGGACGCGCCGCTGGAGCGGATCCCGCTGTTCCTGCGGGACGGCGCCGAGCTGCCGATCACTGCCTGA
- a CDS encoding winged helix-turn-helix transcriptional regulator: MTTDAFLADCRARLAFDLLSNTWNAVVLWALRDGPRRPVELRERIGGISSKVLTETLRRLQSNGLVDRRAHPGAPPRVEYQLTALGRTLLAPIDAVGAWAFEHGDEVMAAQEAERTAAQCPSE, translated from the coding sequence GTGACGACCGACGCTTTCCTCGCCGACTGCCGTGCCCGCCTGGCCTTCGACCTCCTGTCCAACACCTGGAACGCCGTGGTTCTCTGGGCCCTGCGCGACGGGCCCAGGCGTCCGGTCGAACTGCGCGAGCGGATCGGGGGGATCAGCTCCAAGGTCCTCACCGAGACGCTGCGGCGCTTGCAGTCCAACGGACTGGTGGACCGGCGGGCACACCCGGGAGCGCCACCACGCGTCGAGTACCAACTGACCGCCCTGGGCCGGACTTTGCTGGCGCCCATCGATGCTGTCGGAGCGTGGGCCTTCGAGCACGGTGATGAGGTCATGGCAGCCCAGGAAGCCGAACGCACCGCCGCTCAGTGCCCTTCGGAGTGA
- a CDS encoding contact-dependent growth inhibition system immunity protein, translating into MDHLLHLDRTLDELDPPRWAPPDADATHLVRKVHDLRRVRLGDLGPADLRTLISQQVALPHVLPLAGRLLLEEPLLDAYFYEGDLLLAAIDAPLSAWALLPELDRRLRAVITTLPEAAVLELPRGAAEKLARFVARPAPLR; encoded by the coding sequence ATGGACCATCTGCTGCACCTGGACCGCACGCTCGATGAGCTGGACCCACCTCGCTGGGCGCCGCCCGATGCTGACGCAACCCACCTGGTCCGCAAAGTGCATGATCTGCGGCGTGTGCGCCTGGGCGACCTCGGTCCGGCGGATCTGCGCACCCTCATTTCACAGCAGGTGGCGCTGCCCCACGTCCTCCCCCTCGCAGGGCGCCTGCTGCTCGAGGAGCCGCTGCTCGACGCCTACTTCTATGAGGGCGACCTGCTGCTCGCGGCCATCGATGCCCCTTTGTCAGCCTGGGCCCTGCTGCCTGAGCTGGACAGGCGGCTGCGCGCGGTGATCACGACATTGCCCGAGGCAGCGGTCCTCGAGCTGCCCCGCGGCGCCGCAGAAAAGCTTGCCCGCTTCGTCGCGCGGCCCGCACCCCTTCGCTGA
- a CDS encoding NADPH-dependent F420 reductase has product MRIGVLGTGNMADALATHWVRAGHNVAIGGRDMHKAERLATRLGGSAKPVTLPAAAEFGQVVLAALPFGTGTSVVRELRAVLDGKVLIDCSNPVGPGFRLLTQSGLSAAQQLAAAAPGAHVVKAFNLCHEDVWRMSPPVFDGRRLAVPVCGDDETALALVHQLVRQVGCEPVAGGSLERAGLLEATAALFIGLWVGEGADAQAIAPPLAYAAGPRDEEPRTAEEASRQEF; this is encoded by the coding sequence ATGAGAATCGGCGTACTGGGCACGGGCAACATGGCGGACGCGCTGGCCACGCACTGGGTCCGCGCCGGGCACAACGTGGCCATCGGGGGACGGGACATGCACAAGGCGGAGCGGCTCGCGACGCGCCTCGGGGGCAGTGCGAAGCCTGTCACTCTGCCTGCGGCAGCCGAGTTCGGTCAGGTGGTACTGGCTGCGCTGCCCTTCGGAACAGGGACGAGCGTGGTGCGGGAACTGCGAGCGGTCCTGGACGGCAAGGTTCTGATCGACTGTTCCAATCCGGTCGGTCCGGGCTTCCGGCTTCTGACACAGAGCGGCCTCTCGGCTGCACAACAACTGGCCGCGGCAGCGCCGGGGGCGCATGTGGTCAAGGCGTTCAACCTCTGCCACGAGGACGTGTGGCGCATGTCGCCACCCGTCTTCGACGGACGGCGACTGGCCGTTCCGGTCTGTGGAGACGACGAAACGGCCCTCGCCCTCGTACACCAGTTGGTGCGGCAGGTCGGCTGCGAACCCGTGGCCGGCGGCTCTCTCGAACGAGCCGGACTCCTGGAAGCGACCGCGGCACTGTTCATCGGGCTGTGGGTCGGCGAGGGAGCCGATGCCCAAGCCATCGCACCCCCGCTGGCCTATGCCGCCGGACCGAGGGACGAGGAACCACGAACCGCCGAAGAGGCTTCTCGTCAGGAGTTCTGA
- a CDS encoding 2-phosphosulfolactate phosphatase: protein MDSRVVGTPDLDGTEQVAVVIDVMRAFTTAAWAFHRGADKIVLAADAGEALAIKAGHPGWLALKDGAPVSGFDLVNSPGVIQGTDLAGRTVIQKTTAGTVGALAVVEAKLALCASFVVAGATARALADAGADSVTFVATGEDGRAAEDLACAEYMDRLLAGDRPDPGPYLQRARTSPAADDLRSGRRRGAHPTDVELCVEVDRFDFAMKVGLEEGMAVLRPLRTRPEAASAERTHGN, encoded by the coding sequence ATGGACTCGCGAGTAGTCGGGACACCCGACCTGGACGGCACCGAACAGGTGGCCGTTGTGATCGATGTGATGCGGGCGTTCACCACCGCCGCATGGGCTTTCCACCGCGGGGCGGACAAGATCGTTCTCGCTGCGGACGCGGGCGAGGCGCTGGCGATCAAAGCGGGTCACCCAGGCTGGCTCGCACTCAAGGACGGGGCGCCGGTCAGCGGGTTCGACCTGGTCAACTCCCCTGGTGTGATCCAGGGGACGGACCTCGCCGGCCGCACCGTGATTCAGAAGACCACTGCGGGAACGGTTGGGGCTCTGGCGGTTGTCGAGGCGAAATTGGCGCTGTGCGCCAGTTTCGTCGTGGCCGGCGCGACGGCCCGGGCCCTGGCGGACGCCGGCGCCGACTCGGTGACGTTCGTGGCCACCGGCGAGGACGGCCGTGCCGCCGAGGATCTGGCCTGCGCCGAGTACATGGACCGGCTCCTGGCCGGGGATCGTCCCGACCCCGGCCCCTATCTGCAGCGTGCCCGCACCTCCCCGGCCGCGGACGACCTGCGCAGCGGACGACGCCGCGGTGCTCACCCCACCGATGTGGAGTTGTGTGTGGAGGTCGACCGGTTCGACTTCGCCATGAAGGTCGGACTGGAGGAAGGGATGGCAGTGCTGCGGCCGCTCCGGACCCGACCAGAAGCGGCGTCCGCTGAACGCACGCACGGTAATTGA
- a CDS encoding alpha/beta hydrolase domain-containing protein, protein MGALLLAALTPALPASAAQAFPTGSPPGQALRDVVKPPQDDNEDRLSDPAVTPLGSFGGIRYVQYDGVFEGETSTGRFRVPYRISAPAEPHRSNGTALVEPSHFVVGLGMLNVYLRPDFLFRRGFVHAGIGWSTLGNRILDPSVPGTFIEGGFEEGGGRVDDEIITDFAKALADRSSGARPLVGKVHRQYGTGFSDSSYPLLRLVHSGDATGALDLVLPVTTEGFDPQADIAAGRYKGKVLIVNSEADDSTNLPDRGVAPKQYRFYVVAGSPHIPDPLDAPLDVPFPVRGSTPASFVPALRAHFLQGHEWVRKGSPPPTSTQLRTDGDGIVRDANGNAITEDRTGRIVPRLPFVELGEARYIAGFIGSYDNVRTVQQLGFSSHRAYLRAFTDALRDYQRARFILPEDARDMRRRAMLCPPSTFTETYRDHYPQFVAIEPCSAK, encoded by the coding sequence GTGGGCGCGCTGCTGCTGGCGGCACTGACTCCCGCCCTTCCGGCTTCGGCCGCCCAGGCGTTCCCCACCGGCTCCCCACCGGGCCAGGCGCTCCGCGATGTCGTGAAGCCACCGCAGGACGACAACGAAGACCGGCTCAGCGATCCCGCCGTCACGCCCCTCGGATCCTTCGGGGGAATCCGCTATGTGCAGTACGACGGTGTGTTCGAGGGCGAGACGTCGACCGGGCGGTTCCGCGTGCCCTACCGGATCAGCGCCCCCGCCGAACCGCACCGCTCCAACGGCACCGCTCTCGTGGAGCCCTCCCACTTCGTGGTGGGACTCGGCATGCTCAACGTGTACCTGCGTCCGGACTTCCTGTTCCGCCGAGGGTTCGTGCACGCCGGCATCGGCTGGAGCACGCTCGGGAACCGCATCCTCGACCCGTCGGTGCCCGGCACGTTCATCGAGGGCGGATTCGAGGAGGGCGGCGGCCGCGTCGACGACGAGATCATCACCGACTTCGCCAAGGCCCTCGCCGACCGGTCCTCCGGCGCGCGTCCACTGGTCGGCAAGGTCCACCGGCAGTACGGCACGGGCTTCTCTGACAGCTCGTACCCGCTTCTCCGCCTGGTCCATTCCGGGGACGCCACGGGCGCGCTCGACCTGGTGCTGCCCGTCACCACCGAGGGCTTCGACCCGCAGGCCGACATCGCCGCCGGCCGCTACAAGGGCAAGGTCCTGATCGTGAATTCGGAGGCCGACGACTCGACGAATCTGCCCGACCGGGGCGTCGCCCCCAAGCAGTACCGCTTCTACGTCGTCGCGGGCAGCCCGCACATCCCGGATCCGCTGGACGCGCCGCTGGACGTGCCGTTCCCCGTGAGGGGGTCCACACCGGCGAGCTTCGTGCCCGCGCTGCGCGCGCACTTCCTGCAGGGCCACGAGTGGGTACGCAAGGGATCACCGCCGCCGACGAGCACTCAGTTGCGCACCGATGGCGACGGCATCGTCCGGGACGCCAACGGCAACGCGATCACCGAGGACCGCACCGGCCGGATCGTGCCGCGGCTGCCGTTCGTCGAACTCGGCGAGGCCCGGTACATCGCCGGCTTCATCGGCAGCTACGACAACGTGCGCACCGTGCAGCAACTCGGCTTCAGCAGCCACCGCGCCTACCTCCGGGCCTTCACCGACGCACTCCGCGACTACCAAAGGGCCCGCTTCATCCTGCCGGAGGACGCGCGTGACATGCGCCGCCGCGCGATGCTGTGCCCTCCGTCGACGTTCACGGAGACCTACCGCGACCACTACCCCCAGTTCGTCGCGATCGAGCCCTGCTCGGCGAAGTGA
- a CDS encoding alpha/beta fold hydrolase yields MRERDGTPPGHLDERTAVLMLHGRSVPVLAGCDLDFKSYSWADALAKAGYDVFMMDLQGSGLSPRPKMDDPRNVNPAQQHLLKPRPPGFTPGPPNYPFQLTNSNSDRDELNTVVEWIIRERGVKKVAFIGWSAAAFTMGPYAVKNPGKVSSLFLLAPIFPPEGTSNAPDPLPQPGFPMFLSTKDGTWNGWGNEVHCEGQREEEMRDKVWEAIMKSDPVGSTWGPVGEGRSRIRNFVRWGWNKTTAAQGGVLGGSVPVLIAYGEYDRQVNTSSEDPEFNFSVPALYNAIAGDHKLMVKLDCAGHSVVWEMQHKNVHNLSKHWLKHLKVDDKTQGTFKMNTNGDISPAP; encoded by the coding sequence GTGCGGGAGCGCGACGGCACGCCCCCCGGCCACCTCGACGAGCGCACGGCCGTCCTGATGCTCCACGGCCGGAGCGTTCCGGTGCTCGCGGGCTGTGATCTCGACTTCAAGTCGTACAGCTGGGCCGATGCGCTGGCGAAGGCTGGTTACGACGTCTTCATGATGGACCTCCAGGGCTCGGGGCTGTCGCCGCGCCCGAAGATGGACGATCCTCGCAACGTCAATCCCGCCCAGCAGCACCTTCTGAAGCCGAGGCCCCCTGGTTTCACGCCGGGCCCGCCGAACTATCCGTTCCAGCTGACCAATTCGAACAGCGACCGGGACGAGCTGAACACCGTCGTGGAGTGGATCATCCGCGAGCGAGGGGTGAAGAAGGTCGCCTTCATCGGCTGGTCCGCGGCCGCGTTCACGATGGGGCCGTACGCGGTCAAGAACCCGGGCAAGGTGTCGAGCCTGTTCCTGTTGGCGCCGATCTTCCCGCCCGAGGGCACGTCGAACGCCCCCGACCCGCTGCCGCAGCCCGGCTTCCCGATGTTCCTGAGCACGAAGGACGGCACCTGGAACGGGTGGGGCAACGAGGTGCATTGCGAGGGACAGCGCGAAGAAGAGATGCGCGACAAGGTGTGGGAAGCGATCATGAAAAGCGATCCGGTGGGCAGTACGTGGGGGCCGGTCGGTGAAGGGCGCAGTCGCATCAGAAATTTCGTCCGGTGGGGCTGGAACAAGACCACCGCGGCGCAGGGCGGCGTCCTCGGCGGCAGCGTGCCGGTCCTCATCGCGTACGGGGAGTACGACAGGCAGGTGAACACGTCGAGCGAAGATCCGGAATTCAACTTCTCGGTCCCCGCGCTCTACAACGCCATCGCCGGCGACCACAAATTGATGGTCAAGCTGGACTGCGCCGGGCATTCGGTGGTGTGGGAGATGCAGCACAAGAACGTGCACAACCTCTCGAAGCACTGGCTCAAGCACCTGAAGGTCGACGACAAGACCCAGGGCACCTTCAAAATGAACACCAACGGCGACATCAGCCCGGCTCCATAG
- a CDS encoding LacI family DNA-binding transcriptional regulator, with amino-acid sequence MVTLADIAQHAGVSASTVSYVLSGKRTISALTRERVERSITELGYHPNAGARALASNRSNIIALMMPLRMDMYLPVMTEIAIAIATHARSYGFDVLMLTSEEGPEAVHRVVGSGLADAIILMDVELDDARLPLLRESGRPAVLIGLPATTTGLTCVDLDFTATGALCGEHLAGLGHREIAVIGEAPAVYERRTGFAERTIDGLRARARALGLQVLHRPCEGNYAAMAGALAQIFSERPDVTGFVVQNETAVEPLLGLLRQQRRAVPEDISVVAICPEQVAVQGSVRLTSVAIPAREMARHAVDQVVAKIEGRAGEEVVLLEPEITVRASSGPAPLPSA; translated from the coding sequence ATGGTCACCCTCGCCGACATAGCGCAGCACGCCGGAGTCTCCGCCAGCACCGTCAGCTACGTCCTCAGCGGGAAGCGGACCATCTCCGCGCTCACCAGGGAGCGGGTCGAGCGCAGCATCACGGAGCTCGGTTACCACCCCAACGCCGGTGCCCGGGCGCTGGCGAGCAACCGGTCGAACATCATCGCGTTGATGATGCCGCTGCGCATGGACATGTATCTGCCGGTCATGACGGAGATCGCCATCGCGATCGCCACCCACGCCCGCAGCTACGGGTTCGACGTCCTGATGCTCACCAGCGAGGAGGGGCCCGAAGCGGTCCACCGGGTGGTGGGCAGCGGGCTGGCCGACGCCATCATCCTCATGGACGTGGAACTGGACGACGCGCGGCTCCCGTTGCTGCGCGAGAGCGGCCGGCCGGCCGTGCTCATCGGACTGCCCGCCACGACCACCGGCCTGACGTGCGTGGACCTCGACTTCACCGCGACCGGCGCGCTGTGCGGCGAGCACCTGGCCGGCCTCGGTCACCGTGAGATCGCCGTCATCGGCGAGGCACCCGCCGTCTACGAGCGGCGGACCGGTTTCGCCGAGCGGACCATCGACGGACTGCGGGCGCGGGCACGGGCGCTCGGGCTCCAGGTTCTGCACCGCCCGTGCGAGGGCAACTACGCGGCCATGGCCGGCGCCCTCGCGCAGATCTTCTCCGAACGCCCGGACGTCACGGGCTTCGTCGTGCAGAACGAGACCGCCGTCGAGCCGCTGCTCGGTCTGCTGCGCCAGCAACGACGGGCCGTGCCGGAAGACATCTCGGTGGTCGCGATCTGCCCGGAGCAGGTCGCCGTCCAGGGCTCGGTGCGGCTCACCTCCGTCGCCATCCCGGCGCGCGAGATGGCGCGGCACGCCGTCGATCAGGTCGTGGCCAAGATCGAGGGGCGTGCCGGCGAGGAGGTCGTCCTTCTCGAGCCCGAGATCACCGTGCGTGCCAGCAGTGGTCCGGCCCCCCTCCCCTCCGCCTGA
- a CDS encoding pentapeptide repeat-containing protein, which translates to MIAAVLAGTAGLALLGVVLVVAPGAVVNHDLAGASVAAQDRLKAINDVRTTLLQAVGGVVLLFGAYATWRQLRVSQDSLRATQEGYVTDRFSTAVDQLGSDKLETRIGGLHALWRIAEHSARDREAVISIQAAYLRTHLPWPPAGSNAPAADLPINDVVPLEVRAADAQVALTGLGVLLLRPREQSWVNLGVTDLRRADCDGLWLNEVNLDRSCMEGAGLYHANLTQASLVSVNLRHADLKTAILRRARCVLADLRGARLVESDLRDADFTEADLREANLRKADAAGAAFHRADLRLADLRGCDLSTADLLQARLTGALASEHTRWPAGFDHAAAGVLVTEDPGPEPPPLLQPSGITTQHPPLRSMP; encoded by the coding sequence GTGATCGCGGCCGTGCTGGCCGGGACAGCGGGCCTGGCCCTTCTGGGCGTGGTGCTCGTCGTCGCGCCGGGTGCTGTCGTCAATCATGATCTCGCCGGCGCGAGCGTCGCCGCCCAGGACCGGCTGAAAGCGATCAACGACGTCCGTACGACACTTCTGCAAGCCGTCGGCGGCGTGGTCCTGCTGTTCGGCGCGTACGCCACCTGGCGGCAACTGCGGGTCAGCCAGGACAGCTTGCGCGCCACCCAAGAGGGCTATGTCACCGACCGGTTCAGCACGGCCGTCGATCAACTCGGCAGTGACAAGCTGGAAACCCGCATCGGCGGGCTCCACGCGCTGTGGCGCATCGCGGAGCACTCCGCCCGCGACCGTGAGGCCGTCATCTCCATCCAGGCCGCGTACCTGCGTACGCACCTGCCCTGGCCGCCCGCCGGATCGAACGCCCCGGCGGCGGACCTGCCCATCAACGACGTCGTGCCACTGGAGGTCCGTGCCGCCGACGCACAGGTCGCGCTGACCGGGCTCGGTGTGTTGCTGCTGCGGCCCCGGGAGCAGTCCTGGGTCAACCTCGGTGTCACGGACCTGCGCCGGGCCGACTGCGACGGGCTGTGGCTGAACGAGGTCAACCTCGACCGGTCCTGCATGGAGGGGGCGGGTCTGTATCACGCCAACCTGACACAGGCGTCGCTCGTCTCGGTCAACCTGCGGCACGCCGACCTCAAGACGGCGATCCTGCGCCGGGCCCGCTGCGTTCTTGCCGACCTGCGGGGCGCCCGGCTGGTCGAAAGCGACTTGCGCGACGCGGACTTCACCGAGGCCGACCTGAGGGAGGCGAACCTGCGCAAGGCCGACGCAGCCGGCGCTGCCTTCCACCGGGCAGACCTGCGCCTTGCCGACCTGCGTGGCTGCGATCTGAGCACGGCCGACCTCCTCCAGGCACGTCTGACGGGAGCACTGGCCAGCGAGCACACGCGCTGGCCGGCAGGTTTCGACCACGCGGCCGCCGGCGTCCTCGTCACAGAGGATCCCGGCCCTGAACCTCCACCACTGCTGCAGCCATCAGGGATCACGACGCAGCACCCGCCCCTGCGATCCATGCCGTGA
- a CDS encoding SMI1/KNR4 family protein: MSRSYLMLPRALTRLFHIAPVPGEPRRKEWGEVERCLGVGLPADYKELIHLYGGSNWDDYVYVLEPGCLNENYDLVEWAERQAEDLEDLWEFEKKPAELEAEGSRVIPWATTDNGECLYWLVRPGVEPDRWTVMVNEARGDRWEHFSVSCTDFLASALDGELQSDILSSLFPRAPHEFRQLTAV; this comes from the coding sequence ATGAGCCGTTCCTACCTCATGCTGCCGCGAGCCCTCACGCGCCTTTTCCATATCGCCCCAGTACCCGGCGAGCCCCGCCGGAAGGAGTGGGGCGAGGTCGAGCGCTGTCTCGGAGTCGGGCTTCCCGCCGACTACAAGGAACTCATCCACCTCTATGGAGGAAGTAACTGGGACGACTACGTGTACGTCTTGGAGCCCGGCTGCCTCAACGAGAACTACGATCTCGTCGAATGGGCCGAGCGCCAGGCCGAAGACCTGGAAGACCTGTGGGAATTCGAGAAGAAGCCGGCGGAACTGGAGGCAGAGGGGTCCCGCGTCATCCCGTGGGCGACCACGGACAACGGAGAATGCCTCTACTGGCTTGTTCGGCCAGGCGTCGAGCCCGATCGGTGGACCGTCATGGTGAACGAGGCACGCGGCGACCGATGGGAGCATTTCTCCGTGTCCTGCACCGATTTCCTCGCGTCCGCCCTTGACGGAGAGCTGCAGTCGGACATCCTTTCGTCGCTGTTCCCGCGTGCTCCACATGAATTCCGCCAGCTCACTGCGGTATGA
- a CDS encoding DinB family protein, with amino-acid sequence MIDEFAKDNLHGRLRRDREALLWKLDGLPEYDARRPLTATGTNLLGLVKHVATVEARYFGEVFDRPSPEPLPRWQDYNGSDLWAAEDETRDQIIEFYRRTWEHSDATINELPLDAPGHVPWWPEPHADTNLFAVMVHVLGESVRHAGHADILREGLDGRTGLRPEHENQIDEEARAAYCAKIEQAARSAAPIKAQNS; translated from the coding sequence ATGATCGATGAATTCGCCAAGGACAACCTGCACGGGAGACTGCGGCGGGACCGCGAGGCGCTGCTCTGGAAACTCGACGGCTTGCCCGAATACGACGCCCGCAGACCTTTGACAGCGACCGGGACCAACCTCCTCGGCCTGGTCAAACACGTGGCCACCGTCGAGGCCAGGTACTTCGGCGAGGTCTTCGACCGCCCTTCCCCGGAACCACTGCCCCGGTGGCAGGACTACAACGGCAGCGATCTGTGGGCGGCCGAGGACGAGACCCGCGATCAGATCATCGAGTTCTACCGGCGCACGTGGGAACACTCGGACGCGACGATCAACGAGCTTCCCCTCGACGCCCCCGGCCACGTGCCGTGGTGGCCGGAGCCTCACGCCGACACCAACCTGTTCGCCGTCATGGTCCATGTCCTCGGCGAGTCCGTCCGGCACGCCGGGCACGCCGACATCCTGCGCGAGGGCCTCGACGGCCGGACCGGGTTGCGCCCCGAGCACGAGAACCAGATCGACGAGGAAGCCCGTGCAGCCTACTGCGCGAAGATCGAGCAGGCCGCCAGGTCGGCCGCACCGATCAAGGCTCAGAACTCCTGA